TGTTACCCGCCATGCGTTGAGCGCGGCTACCGCCACCCTGATGACCGGCATGGCCCTCACTCAACCGGCGCTGGCGGCCGATGCGCCTGCCGACACCACCACGACCACCACAAACGCAAAGAATCTGGATGGCGTGCAGGTGCAGGCATCCACCACGAGCGACTACAAGGTCGACAACCTGTCCTCGCCCAAGTACACGCAGCCCATCCTCGACACCACGCAGACCATCAGCGTGATCAGCAAGGATCTGTTCCTGCAGCAGGGCGCCACCACGCTGACCGAAGCGCTGCGTAACAGCCCGGGCGTGGGCACGTTCTACGTCGGTGAGAACGGCACCACCTCGACGGGTGACGCAATCTACATGCGTGGCTTCGATACCTCGGGCAGCATCTTCGTCGATGGCGCGCGCGATCTCGGTACCATTTCGCGCGACGTGTTCAATACTGAGTCGGTGGAAGTGATCAAGGGCCCGGCCAGCACCGACAACGGCCGCACCGCACCGACCGGCGCGATCAACATGGTGAGCAAGCAGCCTGAACTGGCGAATGGCGTCAGCGCATCGTTATCGTATGGCAGCGCCGACCAGCGCCGCGTCACCGCCGACTGGAACCAAGCCGTTTCCAACACGTCCGCCTTCCGCCTCAACGTGATGGGACAGGACAGCGGCGTACCGGGTCGCGACCAAGTGGAGAACAACCGCTGGGGCGTCGCGCCGAGTTTTGCGTTCGGCCTGGGCACCGCCACGCGCGTGTACGTCGACTACATGCACATCAAGCAGAACAACGTGCCCGACGGCGGCGTGCCCACCATCGGCCTGCCCGGTTACAGCAGTCCTGATCCGAAGCGCCCCTTCCTCGGCAATGCGCCGGAAGTGGATTCGTCGAATTTCTACGGCACCACGGCGGACCACGATCACGTGACCGCCGACATGTTCACCACGCGCATCGAACACGACTTCAACGACCAGCTCGCGGTCCACAACACCTTCCGCTGGGGTCGCACCGCCGAGGATTACCTGCTCACGTCGTTCATGGGCACCGCGGCGAACCTGCTCACGCCGAACCCGACCGATCCGTCGACCTGGACCATCGCGCGTAGCAATCCGACGTTCAAGCATCAGGCCAATCGCATCATCACCGATCAGGCCAACCTCACTGCCACCTTCGAGACGGGCGCGATCACCCACAACCTCAGCACCGGCATCGAATTGACGCAGGAGAAGGCCACCACCGTCGGTCTCGCCGCGCTCAACGGCACGACGTGGCCCGCGGCCAACCTGTACGACCCGAACTGGGATGTCAGTGGACTCAACTACGGCCAGACCGGCGCTTACAGCAACGCCAAAACCAATACCGCATCGGCGTACGTGTTCGACACGCTGAAGTTCGCCGAGCACTGGCAGGTGAATGCCGGCGTGCGTATGGACCACTACGACACCGATTATTCCAGCATGGTCCAGTGTGGAGCGAAGAATGGACCGGTGTGCGGCACATTGCCGACCGGTAGCGTCGTGCAGGGTCTGGATACGAAAGCGGGAGACAACCTCTGGAACTGGAAGCTCGGCGTGCTCTACAAGCCGATGCCGAACGGCTCCTTCTACCTCAACTACGCCGTGTCCGCCGAGCCTCCGGGCGGTAACACGCTCACGCTGTCGAGTTCCGCCAACAGCCAGGACAACCCCAACCTGCAGCCTGAGCGCGCCCGTACTTACGAAGTGGGCACCAAGTGGGAACTGCTCGATGAGAAGCTCCTGCTCACCGGCGCGCTGTACCAGACAACAGTAAGCAACGATCTCGTGCAGGATCCGGTAACCCTGCTCTACTACCAGATCGGCCAGAAGCGTGTGCAGGGTGTGGAATTGAGCGCCGTCGGCAAGCTCACCGAAAACTGGGCGGTAAGCGCAGGCTTCACCACCATGAATGCCAGCGTGCTCTCGGGCACGGCCGTGGCCGAGGATGGCTCCTCCGATCTCGCCTATACGCCGAAAAAGGCCTTCACCAGTTGGACCAGCTACCTGCTGCCGTTTGGCCTGACCATCGGCGGCGGCGCGCGCTACAACGGTGAAATGCAGCGTGGCACCGACAGCGCCATCGGCACACCCGCGTACACGAAGGCCTATTGGGTGGTCGACGCCATGACGTCCTATCCCATCAGCAAGAACTTCGACCTGCGCCTCAACGTGTACAACCTGTTCGACAAGGACTATGTCGCGGCGATCAACAAGAGCGGCTACCGTTACACGCCAGGCACGCCGCGCTCGGCCATGATCACGGCGAACATCCGCTTCTGAAGAAACGCACGTCGCCGTCCCGATGACCATCGGGACGGCGATAGCGCCAAGGCTCGCTAAACACCATGCTGCTACACCTTCCCAATATTCTCGACCAGACACAGATCCGCACCATGCGGCAGGCGCTGGATGAAGCCATGTGGACGGATGGGCGAGAAACCGTGGGCCATCAGGGCGCCAAGGTGAAGCGCAACCAGCAATTACCCGACGCTTCGCCGCTACGCGAAGAACTGGGCCGCGTCGTGCTCAACGCGCTGTCGCGACAGCCGCTCTATCACGCTGCTACCTTGCCGCTGCGCACGCTGACGCCGCGCTTCAACCGCTATGAAGGCGGTGGCCAGTACGGCTTTCACGTGGATGGCGCGGTGATGTCCCTGCCCGGCGGCGAACAACTGCGCAGTGACATCTCCTGCACGCTGTTCCTTGCTGAGCCCGAGGAATACGACGGCGGTGAACTGATCATCAGTGACACCTACGGCGAGCACGAGGTGAAGCTGCCCGCTGGCGATGCCATCCTCTACCCTTCCAGCAGCCTGCATCGCGTGGCGCCGGTGACGCGTGGCGCACGCGTCGCCGCGTTCTTCTGGATACAAAGCTTGATCCGCGACGACGGCCAGCGGCGCCTGCTGTTCGAACTCGACACCTCGATCCAACGCCTCAGCGCCTCCGGCGCCGATAGTGACGCGGTGCTACAACTCACCGGCGTCTATCACAACCTGTTGCGGCAATGGGTGGAGAGCTGAGCCCCGTCGCCAGATGCTCAGCCCCCCCCAGCACGTGGCCACGGTGCCGGTAGTCCCCGTAATGCTGCGCGTGCCCGCCTGGTTCAACGACAACGTGCCACACATGGTGTCCCTTTTTGCCTGCGCGCCGCCGGTGTTGGGTGCCGCCTGAATGACGTACGTGGTGGCCGTCAAGTTGGCAGCAACCAATGTATAGGTGTAGTTCGCTCCCGTTTGCGACGTAGAGGCGCAATCGAGTGTGGGCGGAGAGTTGGCAACAGGTGGCGTAGACGTATCCTGGTCGTAGCGCAGGTAGGTGGTGTAGTACCGCTCCATGTAGTTGGCGTACTGCGACAGGCAACCTTCGGCCGCCGAGCGATTGGTCTTGGTAACGGAACTGAGGTACGAGGGATACGCAATCGCAGCCAGGATCGCGATGATCGCCACCACGATCATCAGCTCCATCAAGGTGAAGCCCGCCTGCAAACGGCCGTCGCTACGATTATGTGTATTCATGATGGCGTTGCTCATGGGTTCACCAGTTCCTTCCAGGACACGCGCTGCGGTATGCCTGAAGCGCCCGAGGTATTGAGGCTGGAGGTCGAGCCGTTATCGAAGCTCATCAGCATGTCGCCGCCCACGAAGATGGGGTTGTTGGGCAGCGAACTGAAGCCCACGCCAGCGACCGGCAGCGTCTTTCCATTCGGCAACGTCACCGAACCAGAAGTGCCGTTGACCATGAAGAAGTTGCCGCTCGGGTTGGTGCCGGTGAACGGGTCCACCGCCATGACCCAACCACTGCCCGACGAGTTGCAAATATCGGAACTGGCTGCCGCTGTCGGTATGCGCGTGGTACCCAGCAACAGGTTGCCCTGGAACTGGTTGGGCGTAACCATGCGTTCGCCCTGCGCGTTGTAGCCGGTCACATTGCCATTGGAGTCAAGGGTGGGCTGCTCCAGGTTCATGTACCAGCCGCGCTTGCCAGGCATATCGCTAGGTACGGGTAGCTGCGTCACCGTGCGCACGCCCAAGGTGGGCGGCGTGGCACTGGGATCTCCATCCACCTCATAGGTGATAGAGCGCTGCACCAGGCTGCCATCCAGCGTAGTCACCGGTAGGCTCGCCAAGGTCGACGAGTTGGCCCCCGTCTGCACAATCACGCCATACCAGTTTTGTACCTGAACGTTGGTGGTATCGCCACTACTCAAGTATTCGCCGGTGCCAAAGAACACCCATACGTTACCCGTCACCGGATCGCGACCCGCAAGCATACCTGCCGTGATGGGTTGTGCGTTGCCACTGGGATCGGTAGCGGTAAATACTTTGGTGCCCGCTGTCCCCAAATCGGCGGCATAGGTCGTCGTGGTTGTCGCGCTGGTCCCACTGCCGGTGGTGGCTGTGGTCGGCTTGTCCAAGGGGAACGTCCACACGCGCCCTGCCAGATCACCCGCGTAGGCCTCCATGCTGATGCCGTTGGCCGGGTTATCCATCCATGTCACTGGCGCCGCGAGACCATTGGCAGTGGTCGTATCCGTGGTGTGCACGTTGAGCGCGCCCGTAGCGACATTGAACTCCAGCAGCGCCGCCGTACCGGCGGAACTGTTGTAGCCATTACCGATCACCACCTGCCAGTCGGAGTTGGTGGTGCCATCCTGCACCTTGGCGATCACCGGCTTGCCCACCATCTGGCCGATATAGTTGCTGTTTGTCTGACCATCGCCCGCGGAACGCTCCCACAGCGGTGTAATGCTGCTGGGATTGGTGATATCCAACGCATACACCGCTTCGGCTAGGCCACGGCCGGTGGTGCCCACCAGCACGGTATGCCAGGCCGAGTTGAAGAACGCGTCCGCAATGGTCAGCTCACCGTCGTTGTAATACTGATGCGGCACCGTGGTGGTCGTCGTCGAGCCGTAGTTTGGATCCGATAGGTTTGCCAGACCCGCAGTGATCACCGCACCCGGCAAGTAAGCGTAGACCTCAGCACCGGTGCTGGCGTTGAACGCGTGCAGCATGCCGTCATTGGCCGATACAAACACCAACCCCGTGCGGGTGGAGGCTGCGCTGGGTGTTGAAACGCCAGTGGTGGTGTTGGTCGTACCTACCGCAAAAGCCTGAAAAGAGTTGTTGCCGGACGACGCGGTGTTGCTCATGCCGGTGAACACCTCGTTCTCGAACTCATTGGCGTTGGGCGCTCCGGAATACACCGGCTGCGAATCCACAATATCCCCTAATGGTGTAATGCGGGTACGAAATGCGCCGTTGTTTACCAGCTCCTGTGTGTTGTCGCCGCGAAGATAGCTAACCATCAGCGCCTGCGCAGCCGCCGAACTACCCAGCGCCGCCAACTCGGCACTGGACAGGGCCGGCGGCGTAGTCGTACTGCTATCAACGAACTTCACGAAGCTGCCAGTCGAGCCTGACGGCACGTAAGTCCAAATGTTTCGATTGGGATAGGTGTTGGTCTTGCCGCTAACTGTTGCACCACTTATCAACACCGACGATGCCGACCAGGTGGCCGTCGTGCTGATGGCACCCGTGCTCGAATTGATCGACAAGGCCAGCAAGTCACCGGTCCACTGCACTGTGTGGTACTGCGCCTGATAGGCCACCGTACCGTTGGTGAGCTGTGTGGAGTTGGCCGCCAGGCTGGCACCACTACCCACGCGGGCAGACGCGCGATTCAATGCATCGGTCAGGCCACTGGCGAAAGTGGAGGGACTGGTCGCGGAATAGAAACCACCGTGACCGTTCAAACCCGCATGTTCCAAGTCCGCGATGTTGTAGATCGAACCATCATTGGCTGCCGAAGGCGTTGGCCAACTGAAGTTGGAAATCGTCGTTCCACCGTTGGCCCAGTTGAAGATCTGTTGCTCCGTCGCGCTAGCGGGAGTGATACCAGTGGGCGTGAATCCCAGGCCCATGGTAAACGTGACCATGTGCTGCCAGAACGCCGGATCCGCCGAATTGGTCGGGACTTCGTTGGGGAAGTTCGTGTTGGCTTGCAGATCATTTTCCCAGTAGTAAAGGGCAACGTCGGCGAGGGATGGACCTTCGCCACTCGTGATACCACCGGAATAAGGTGAAGCCGGCGAACTGTTTGCCGTGGTTGGCC
This genomic window from Dyella terrae contains:
- a CDS encoding type IV pilin protein → MSNAIMNTHNRSDGRLQAGFTLMELMIVVAIIAILAAIAYPSYLSSVTKTNRSAAEGCLSQYANYMERYYTTYLRYDQDTSTPPVANSPPTLDCASTSQTGANYTYTLVAANLTATTYVIQAAPNTGGAQAKRDTMCGTLSLNQAGTRSITGTTGTVATCWGGLSIWRRGSALHPLPQQVVIDAGEL
- a CDS encoding pilus assembly protein, whose product is MLVVWMLGAIYMPAVAATPTVTVDQQPLTVQPAIPPDVVLMLDDSGSMAWDYMPDWGYLTSTSGNGSPTNDQARNSSINGTYYNPTITYSPPPKADSTVASPDTYPASPGLTSAYTDGFTNTNTTDITQFVGGNNAYANTFPYYTTFLVTVTTTYAATGTTNYSCPKGSTTDGNSPPTCYVCPSGFSLKYSSGSYICKSGSTTKSPTTVSPNSTTTYSCNSGDSLSGTTCTNQNQVYQNYFTYTTGTNSTEYYVGTTGTCSLLSTASPTAVSTSLCDESAATQQNVANWFSYYRTRIQMAKSGLMTAFSTVNKGFRVGFGSIDGGCNGDASHLPSASSTAAPYTYTDTYHCGSGRSSVTNKVASVQPFGDGSSSTDQKNGFWNWAAALSPSGGTPLRMALSQVGQYYQTSQPWTTMSSDPGYGTTNQPSNIACRQAYTILTTDGFWNESYSSSTITGASNAKWPTIAGPNGQSWPTTANSSPASPYSGGITSGEGPSLADVALYYWENDLQANTNFPNEVPTNSADPAFWQHMVTFTMGLGFTPTGITPASATEQQIFNWANGGTTISNFSWPTPSAANDGSIYNIADLEHAGLNGHGGFYSATSPSTFASGLTDALNRASARVGSGASLAANSTQLTNGTVAYQAQYHTVQWTGDLLALSINSSTGAISTTATWSASSVLISGATVSGKTNTYPNRNIWTYVPSGSTGSFVKFVDSSTTTPPALSSAELAALGSSAAAQALMVSYLRGDNTQELVNNGAFRTRITPLGDIVDSQPVYSGAPNANEFENEVFTGMSNTASSGNNSFQAFAVGTTNTTTGVSTPSAASTRTGLVFVSANDGMLHAFNASTGAEVYAYLPGAVITAGLANLSDPNYGSTTTTTVPHQYYNDGELTIADAFFNSAWHTVLVGTTGRGLAEAVYALDITNPSSITPLWERSAGDGQTNSNYIGQMVGKPVIAKVQDGTTNSDWQVVIGNGYNSSAGTAALLEFNVATGALNVHTTDTTTANGLAAPVTWMDNPANGISMEAYAGDLAGRVWTFPLDKPTTATTGSGTSATTTTTYAADLGTAGTKVFTATDPSGNAQPITAGMLAGRDPVTGNVWVFFGTGEYLSSGDTTNVQVQNWYGVIVQTGANSSTLASLPVTTLDGSLVQRSITYEVDGDPSATPPTLGVRTVTQLPVPSDMPGKRGWYMNLEQPTLDSNGNVTGYNAQGERMVTPNQFQGNLLLGTTRIPTAAASSDICNSSGSGWVMAVDPFTGTNPSGNFFMVNGTSGSVTLPNGKTLPVAGVGFSSLPNNPIFVGGDMLMSFDNGSTSSLNTSGASGIPQRVSWKELVNP
- a CDS encoding catecholate siderophore receptor Fiu — its product is MAHISSRKHPVTRHALSAATATLMTGMALTQPALAADAPADTTTTTTNAKNLDGVQVQASTTSDYKVDNLSSPKYTQPILDTTQTISVISKDLFLQQGATTLTEALRNSPGVGTFYVGENGTTSTGDAIYMRGFDTSGSIFVDGARDLGTISRDVFNTESVEVIKGPASTDNGRTAPTGAINMVSKQPELANGVSASLSYGSADQRRVTADWNQAVSNTSAFRLNVMGQDSGVPGRDQVENNRWGVAPSFAFGLGTATRVYVDYMHIKQNNVPDGGVPTIGLPGYSSPDPKRPFLGNAPEVDSSNFYGTTADHDHVTADMFTTRIEHDFNDQLAVHNTFRWGRTAEDYLLTSFMGTAANLLTPNPTDPSTWTIARSNPTFKHQANRIITDQANLTATFETGAITHNLSTGIELTQEKATTVGLAALNGTTWPAANLYDPNWDVSGLNYGQTGAYSNAKTNTASAYVFDTLKFAEHWQVNAGVRMDHYDTDYSSMVQCGAKNGPVCGTLPTGSVVQGLDTKAGDNLWNWKLGVLYKPMPNGSFYLNYAVSAEPPGGNTLTLSSSANSQDNPNLQPERARTYEVGTKWELLDEKLLLTGALYQTTVSNDLVQDPVTLLYYQIGQKRVQGVELSAVGKLTENWAVSAGFTTMNASVLSGTAVAEDGSSDLAYTPKKAFTSWTSYLLPFGLTIGGGARYNGEMQRGTDSAIGTPAYTKAYWVVDAMTSYPISKNFDLRLNVYNLFDKDYVAAINKSGYRYTPGTPRSAMITANIRF
- a CDS encoding Fe2+-dependent dioxygenase, with the protein product MLLHLPNILDQTQIRTMRQALDEAMWTDGRETVGHQGAKVKRNQQLPDASPLREELGRVVLNALSRQPLYHAATLPLRTLTPRFNRYEGGGQYGFHVDGAVMSLPGGEQLRSDISCTLFLAEPEEYDGGELIISDTYGEHEVKLPAGDAILYPSSSLHRVAPVTRGARVAAFFWIQSLIRDDGQRRLLFELDTSIQRLSASGADSDAVLQLTGVYHNLLRQWVES